The proteins below are encoded in one region of Clostridium estertheticum:
- the cysS gene encoding cysteine--tRNA ligase, producing the protein MSFNVYNTMTRSKEEFIPYVEGKVGMYTCGPTVYNYAHIGNLRTYIFEDVLKKSLEYSKFKVKHVMNITDVGHLQSDGDEGQDKMALGAKREHKTVWEIAKFYEDAFFEDCKKLNIKRPTIVCRATEHIQDMIEFIKKLEEKGYTYVSNGNVYFEIDKFPDYAKLAHLSLDELEAGSRIEVDPNKKNPLDFVLWFTNSKFSNQIMQWESPWGKGFPGWHLECSTMSVKYIGEYLDIHCGGIDHIAIHHTNEVAQSEGVLGHKWVKYWMHGEFLVLDSGKMSKSSGNFLTISSLEKEGYSPLDYRYFCLQSKYRKQLVFSFESLNDARNGYKKLKERIALVLSAINKNDIVRDEKIVSYKEKFSSFISDDLNIANAFTVLFDVLKDTDLNNKEKSILLEDFDKIFSLNLMTIEKETTDIDEELINNLIVERNAARASKNWARADEIRDEFIAMNIELLDSKEGTTWKAK; encoded by the coding sequence TTGAGTTTTAATGTATATAATACCATGACTAGAAGTAAAGAAGAGTTTATACCTTATGTAGAAGGAAAGGTTGGAATGTACACTTGTGGTCCTACAGTTTACAACTACGCACATATAGGTAATTTGAGAACGTATATTTTTGAAGATGTGCTAAAAAAATCATTGGAGTATTCAAAGTTTAAAGTTAAGCATGTAATGAATATTACTGATGTTGGGCACCTACAATCAGATGGGGATGAAGGTCAAGATAAAATGGCTTTAGGAGCAAAGCGTGAACATAAAACTGTATGGGAAATTGCTAAGTTTTATGAAGATGCTTTTTTTGAAGATTGTAAAAAACTAAATATAAAAAGACCTACTATCGTATGTAGAGCTACAGAGCATATTCAGGATATGATAGAATTTATAAAAAAACTTGAAGAAAAAGGATATACTTATGTTTCAAACGGAAATGTATATTTTGAAATTGACAAATTTCCGGATTATGCAAAACTTGCACATCTTAGTTTGGATGAACTTGAAGCTGGTAGTAGAATAGAAGTAGACCCTAATAAAAAAAATCCACTTGATTTTGTATTATGGTTTACAAATTCTAAGTTCTCTAATCAAATTATGCAGTGGGAGTCACCATGGGGCAAAGGATTTCCCGGTTGGCATTTAGAATGTTCTACTATGTCTGTTAAATATATTGGTGAATATTTAGACATTCATTGTGGAGGAATAGATCATATTGCGATACATCATACTAATGAAGTAGCTCAATCAGAAGGAGTACTTGGACATAAATGGGTGAAATACTGGATGCATGGAGAGTTCCTAGTACTTGACAGTGGTAAGATGTCAAAGTCTAGTGGGAATTTTTTAACAATTTCTAGTCTTGAAAAAGAGGGATATAGTCCTCTAGATTATAGATATTTCTGTCTTCAATCTAAGTATAGAAAACAGTTAGTGTTCAGTTTTGAGAGTTTAAATGATGCTAGGAATGGTTATAAAAAACTTAAAGAAAGAATTGCTCTTGTTTTAAGTGCTATAAATAAAAATGATATAGTAAGAGATGAGAAAATTGTATCATATAAAGAAAAGTTCTCATCATTTATAAGTGATGATCTAAATATAGCAAACGCGTTTACTGTACTTTTTGATGTTTTAAAAGATACTGATCTTAATAATAAGGAAAAATCTATTCTTTTAGAGGATTTTGATAAGATATTCTCACTTAATCTTATGACAATTGAAAAAGAAACTACAGATATAGATGAGGAACTTATAAATAATCTTATTGTTGAAAGAAATGCTGCAAGAGCAAGTAAAAATTGGGCAAGAGCAGACGAGATAAGAGATGAGTTTATAGCTATGAATATTGAGCTTCTTGATTCTAAAGAAGGGACAACTTGGAAAGCTAAATAA
- a CDS encoding phosphatase PAP2 family protein, with protein MQVEIIKHIQYIISPFWDTFFQLVTMTGEESFYIIAAAIIFWCVNKKFGYKLGFALLTSTITNIILKDMINAARPIGVPGIRSLRIETATGQSFPSGHTQGATTFWISCILKVRKKWIYIVGILAIALVSISRLYLGLHYPRDVIGGIVIGIICVIISNYIFEYAEETRKAWVLMIIIVPTLFGMIFFREKTYYTIAGTVLGFFIGYILESRYVLYEVRSSILKQLMKLVFGLAILVTLKAVLKVILPLNILSDFFRYFVIGLWITVGAPCIFKKFVR; from the coding sequence ATGCAGGTAGAAATTATAAAACATATACAATATATTATATCTCCCTTTTGGGATACATTTTTTCAACTAGTTACAATGACTGGAGAGGAATCTTTTTATATTATTGCAGCTGCTATAATATTTTGGTGTGTAAATAAAAAATTTGGGTATAAGCTAGGTTTTGCATTGCTTACAAGTACAATAACAAACATTATTTTAAAGGATATGATTAATGCAGCTAGGCCAATAGGAGTGCCTGGAATAAGGTCGCTTAGAATAGAAACAGCTACAGGACAATCTTTTCCAAGTGGTCATACACAAGGGGCTACGACATTTTGGATTTCTTGTATTCTTAAAGTTAGAAAAAAGTGGATTTATATAGTTGGAATTTTAGCAATCGCTTTAGTGAGTATTTCAAGGCTTTATCTTGGACTTCATTATCCAAGAGATGTAATTGGTGGAATAGTAATAGGAATCATATGTGTTATTATTTCTAATTATATTTTTGAATATGCGGAAGAAACCCGAAAAGCATGGGTATTAATGATAATTATTGTACCTACACTTTTTGGAATGATATTCTTTAGAGAAAAAACATATTATACAATAGCAGGAACAGTATTAGGATTTTTTATTGGATATATATTGGAGTCTCGATATGTGTTGTACGAAGTTCGAAGTAGTATATTAAAGCAACTAATGAAATTGGTGTTTGGATTAGCCATTCTTGTGACCTTAAAAGCTGTGTTAAAGGTAATTCTTCCACTTAATATACTCTCTGACTTTTTTAGATATTTTGTAATTGGATTGTGGATAACAGTGGGAGCACCGTGTATTTTTAAAAAATTTGTTAGGTAA
- the ymfI gene encoding elongation factor P 5-aminopentanone reductase has translation MSLKGKVAIVTGASRGIGKGIAMELAKNGCCLVINYKSNDEEAEKTYKEIRALGAYVLMIKGDVSNYEFAKQMVKTTVEKLGKIDILINNAGISKVGLFMDQEPSEWNNILDVNLKGTINCSHNVVKEMIKQKSGSIINISSMWGEVGASCEVIYSASKGAVNAFTKSLAKELAPSNIRVNAIAPGVIDTEMNKWLSKDERANLINEIPMMKFGEISDVAMLVTFLASENSKYITGQVITIDGGFL, from the coding sequence ATGAGCTTAAAAGGGAAAGTTGCAATAGTTACAGGAGCATCTAGAGGAATAGGCAAAGGAATTGCTATGGAACTTGCAAAAAACGGATGTTGTCTTGTGATAAATTATAAAAGCAATGATGAAGAGGCTGAAAAAACTTATAAGGAAATTAGAGCGCTAGGGGCTTATGTCTTAATGATTAAAGGGGATGTAAGTAATTATGAGTTTGCAAAGCAGATGGTAAAAACCACTGTTGAAAAATTAGGAAAAATAGATATTTTAATAAATAATGCAGGAATCTCGAAGGTTGGATTATTTATGGATCAGGAGCCTAGCGAGTGGAATAATATTTTAGATGTAAATTTAAAGGGTACTATTAATTGTTCTCATAATGTCGTAAAAGAAATGATAAAACAAAAGAGTGGTAGCATAATTAATATATCCTCAATGTGGGGAGAGGTTGGTGCTTCTTGCGAGGTTATTTACTCTGCATCTAAAGGAGCAGTTAATGCTTTTACAAAATCATTAGCTAAGGAACTTGCGCCTTCAAATATTAGAGTAAATGCAATTGCACCAGGAGTTATAGATACAGAAATGAATAAGTGGTTAAGCAAGGACGAACGTGCAAATTTAATAAATGAAATACCTATGATGAAATTTGGAGAAATTTCAGATGTTGCTATGCTTGTAACGTTTTTGGCCAGTGAAAACTCAAAATATATTACAGGACAAGTAATAACTATAGATGGAGGATTCTTATAG
- a CDS encoding DUF6106 family protein — protein MDNFYEQLLTTSKTTTYKLVSKATYVLGLIGLFFTSVNMIFAILLIALAVACYFYKSKLYVEYEYQFTNGEIDIEKILEMKKRKKVTTFNIKEVDLLALSDSDFVKDYSNKPTSIVKCYPTTAKGRIYVAMITEGNDKMQLMFMPDEKFINHCFKYNPRAVKK, from the coding sequence ATGGATAATTTTTATGAGCAACTTCTAACAACATCTAAAACAACTACTTACAAACTAGTAAGTAAAGCAACCTATGTACTTGGATTAATTGGACTATTTTTTACTAGTGTAAATATGATTTTTGCTATATTATTAATTGCTTTGGCTGTAGCATGTTATTTTTACAAATCAAAATTATATGTAGAATATGAATATCAATTTACAAATGGTGAAATTGATATAGAAAAGATATTAGAAATGAAAAAGAGAAAAAAGGTCACTACTTTTAATATAAAAGAAGTAGACCTTTTAGCTCTTAGTGATAGTGATTTTGTAAAAGATTATTCAAACAAACCTACTTCTATAGTAAAATGTTATCCAACAACCGCAAAAGGACGAATATATGTTGCAATGATTACAGAAGGAAACGATAAAATGCAATTGATGTTTATGCCTGATGAAAAATTTATTAATCATTGTTTTAAATATAATCCAAGGGCAGTAAAAAAGTAA
- a CDS encoding DUF4340 domain-containing protein — protein sequence MKKSKSIIILALIILLLGGAYFYVSSNPKIDKKDTSSTNVSTSSVEVWKIDNTKVSQVIIKDSGAGNTFVKKSKEWVIENYNHKIKQATINSITDSVINLSGTLVEKNANDMGKYGLDKPTINIVIVGKDLNKTLCVGDKTSDGTSYYVNEKGTQKVYFIAASIVDGLTLKQSAYRDNTITAIDATSLSYMKIVKAGSLPVVIIKNANQSKDEAKYNINTWMLTDAYNSPVNLEVEKISPVIAAIASLKAGDIADDNPKDLSKYGLDKPSLELTLKDSKSVLQLFIGKNKDGSSVYFKEGKGDTIYTMDKTVIDLFKFKPFDVITKFVYIVNLDYVNKIVVEGKGKTDTVLVSRTTAKAEKSGDPDVVTTNSKVNGKKIEINKFKTEYQEIIGLTVDAENDKKLEDKPVISITYSLNNGTKKQEIIDFVPYNDQFYAVFRNGKSDFVITKDKVNKMITSLESLK from the coding sequence ATGAAGAAATCTAAGAGTATTATAATACTCGCTCTTATTATACTCTTATTAGGCGGAGCATATTTTTATGTTTCAAGTAATCCCAAAATAGATAAGAAAGATACAAGTTCTACAAATGTAAGTACAAGCAGCGTTGAAGTTTGGAAGATTGATAACACTAAAGTTTCCCAGGTAATTATTAAAGATAGCGGTGCGGGGAATACATTTGTTAAAAAATCTAAAGAATGGGTTATTGAAAATTATAATCACAAGATCAAACAGGCTACTATTAATAGTATTACAGATTCAGTAATAAATTTATCAGGAACACTTGTGGAAAAAAATGCTAACGATATGGGTAAGTATGGACTTGATAAACCAACTATAAATATAGTGATAGTTGGGAAAGATTTAAATAAAACACTATGCGTTGGAGATAAAACTTCAGACGGAACTAGCTATTATGTAAATGAGAAAGGAACCCAAAAAGTATATTTTATAGCAGCCAGTATTGTAGATGGTCTTACTTTAAAGCAGTCAGCATACAGAGATAATACTATTACCGCTATAGATGCGACTTCGCTTTCATACATGAAAATTGTTAAAGCTGGAAGCTTACCAGTTGTGATAATAAAGAATGCAAATCAAAGCAAAGATGAAGCTAAATACAATATAAATACTTGGATGCTTACGGATGCATATAATTCACCAGTAAATTTAGAGGTTGAGAAAATTTCTCCAGTAATAGCCGCTATTGCAAGTCTTAAAGCTGGTGATATAGCTGATGATAATCCGAAAGATTTAAGCAAGTATGGATTAGATAAACCATCTCTTGAACTTACACTAAAGGATAGTAAAAGTGTATTGCAACTTTTTATAGGTAAAAACAAGGATGGTAGTAGTGTATATTTTAAAGAAGGTAAAGGTGACACCATATATACAATGGATAAGACCGTAATTGATCTCTTTAAGTTTAAACCTTTTGATGTGATAACTAAATTTGTGTACATTGTAAATTTAGATTATGTAAATAAGATAGTTGTAGAGGGAAAAGGAAAAACGGATACAGTCTTAGTTTCTAGAACTACGGCTAAAGCTGAAAAATCTGGAGATCCAGATGTTGTAACTACAAATTCTAAGGTAAATGGTAAGAAGATAGAAATTAATAAATTTAAGACTGAATATCAAGAAATAATAGGGCTTACTGTAGATGCTGAAAATGATAAAAAACTAGAAGATAAACCAGTGATTAGCATTACATATAGTCTTAATAATGGAACTAAAAAGCAGGAAATCATTGATTTCGTACCTTATAATGATCAGTTTTATGCAGTATTTAGGAATGGAAAATCTGATTTTGTAATAACAAAAGATAAAGTAAATAAAATGATAACTAGTTTGGAAAGTTTAAAATAA
- a CDS encoding GldG family protein, translating to MKKLQIKNTFKNNKFRYGGYATLITSMVLVILLIANLVIDKMDFKYDMTKNKLYSLSDQSYKVMDKLSRDINIIIFSKQSSYDQGMTEIINKYPSKSKKITVKYVDPTTNPQVAKKYSSTENEIANGSIVVESAGKFKAIKESELYNTTEDQTTGETSVKSLAVEQKITGAIMYVAGDKNSVVYNLEGHKEKALATEVSSDLSNQNFVVKQLNLLTNVWKPANGDMLLVSSPSVDISKDELIKLKDFFSKGGHGIFLMDVQKGKFPNFDNLMSTFGIQVEHSLIVEGDSKKYYREPAYLIPKMNSHAIIDPMVSANLPILFPVAQPIEQLKVKKDSLKVEPLLTTSGESFGKKDINSTTTQKASGDTDGPFDVAVAITDTQESSVAKIVVFSSSGFINVAAGGNLDLFMNSMNWVQDRQENISITPKDLTNQPLEMTKAQTLGFSALVIIVIPAIVLIMGVVVWIRRRHL from the coding sequence ATGAAAAAGTTACAAATAAAAAACACATTTAAAAATAATAAGTTTAGATATGGTGGTTATGCAACACTAATTACATCTATGGTACTTGTAATATTGCTGATTGCTAACTTAGTAATTGATAAAATGGATTTTAAATATGATATGACAAAGAATAAATTATATTCATTATCAGATCAATCTTATAAAGTCATGGACAAGCTAAGCCGTGATATTAATATTATTATATTTTCAAAGCAGAGTAGTTATGATCAAGGAATGACAGAAATAATAAACAAATATCCTAGTAAATCTAAGAAAATAACTGTAAAATATGTAGATCCAACTACTAACCCTCAAGTTGCAAAAAAATATAGTAGCACTGAAAATGAGATCGCAAATGGGAGTATAGTTGTTGAGAGCGCTGGTAAATTTAAAGCTATTAAGGAAAGTGAGTTATATAATACGACCGAGGATCAAACTACTGGTGAGACATCTGTGAAATCTCTTGCAGTGGAACAAAAAATCACAGGAGCTATAATGTACGTTGCAGGCGATAAAAATTCAGTTGTTTATAATTTAGAAGGGCATAAGGAAAAAGCATTAGCTACTGAAGTTTCTAGTGACTTAAGCAATCAAAACTTTGTAGTAAAACAATTGAATCTATTAACAAATGTTTGGAAACCAGCAAATGGAGACATGCTTCTTGTTAGTTCTCCATCAGTTGATATAAGTAAGGACGAATTAATTAAGTTAAAAGATTTCTTTTCAAAGGGTGGTCATGGAATATTTTTAATGGATGTTCAGAAGGGTAAGTTCCCAAATTTTGATAATCTCATGAGTACTTTTGGAATTCAAGTTGAACATTCTCTAATAGTAGAAGGAGATTCAAAAAAATATTATAGGGAACCTGCATACCTTATTCCTAAAATGAATAGTCATGCAATTATTGATCCTATGGTTTCTGCAAATCTACCTATTCTTTTTCCAGTGGCACAACCAATTGAGCAACTAAAAGTTAAGAAGGATTCTTTAAAAGTTGAGCCGCTACTTACGACTTCAGGCGAGTCTTTTGGAAAGAAAGATATAAATAGCACAACAACGCAAAAGGCATCTGGGGACACAGACGGTCCTTTTGATGTAGCGGTTGCAATAACTGATACCCAAGAATCAAGTGTGGCTAAAATTGTTGTTTTTTCATCTTCAGGTTTTATTAATGTTGCAGCTGGTGGTAATCTAGACCTTTTCATGAATAGTATGAATTGGGTACAGGACCGTCAAGAAAATATTTCTATTACGCCAAAAGATTTAACAAATCAGCCGTTAGAAATGACTAAGGCACAAACACTTGGATTTTCTGCTCTGGTTATAATAGTAATTCCTGCTATAGTTCTTATCATGGGGGTTGTAGTATGGATTAGGAGGAGACATTTATGA
- a CDS encoding ABC transporter permease yields MLAVFLKELRSYFTSAIGYIFIGTFLLITGIFFTMYNLLAASPTYNSTLQSLITIFLFIIPILTMKIISEETKTKTDQLLFTSPLKIRDIILGKYFAAVAIFTISLLITVLYPLILSMFGTVSPSEIFTGYIGMFLLGATLISIGLFVSSLTENQVTSAVISFGVLLFIFLIDSIEQALPSTRISSIIFVLIMVGIFAFGVYFSTKNIYAASVTALAGIIMTIGIYLAKKELFDGMIQKVFEWFSLIKRYDLFSQGILSLNSVVYYLSFIVAFVFLTIRMVDKRRWS; encoded by the coding sequence ATGTTAGCTGTATTTTTAAAAGAACTTAGATCATATTTTACTTCAGCTATTGGTTATATTTTTATAGGAACATTTTTATTAATAACAGGAATATTTTTTACAATGTATAATTTATTAGCAGCAAGTCCAACATATAATAGTACGCTTCAAAGTCTAATTACAATATTTTTGTTTATTATTCCAATATTAACTATGAAGATTATATCTGAAGAAACTAAAACTAAAACAGATCAATTATTGTTTACTTCACCATTAAAAATAAGAGATATTATATTGGGTAAATATTTTGCAGCCGTAGCTATTTTTACTATCTCTCTTTTAATAACGGTTTTGTACCCACTAATTTTAAGTATGTTTGGAACTGTCTCACCATCTGAAATATTTACAGGATATATTGGTATGTTCTTGCTTGGGGCAACTTTAATATCTATAGGTTTATTTGTATCAAGTTTAACAGAAAATCAAGTTACATCAGCAGTAATATCTTTTGGAGTATTACTTTTTATATTTTTAATAGATAGTATAGAGCAGGCACTTCCTAGCACTAGAATTTCTAGTATAATTTTCGTTCTGATTATGGTAGGAATATTTGCTTTTGGTGTTTATTTTTCAACTAAAAATATATATGCAGCATCAGTTACAGCATTAGCAGGCATAATTATGACTATAGGAATATATTTAGCAAAAAAGGAACTTTTTGATGGTATGATTCAAAAGGTTTTCGAATGGTTTTCTTTAATAAAACGTTATGATTTATTCTCGCAAGGCATATTAAGTCTGAATTCTGTGGTGTATTACTTATCATTTATTGTGGCATTTGTATTTTTAACTATAAGAATGGTTGACAAGAGAAGATGGAGTTAA
- a CDS encoding ABC transporter ATP-binding protein, whose product MIEMENVTKRYGNQVALDGLNLTVKRGEILGFLGPNGAGKSTAMNILTGYISATNGNVRIDGIDILENPEAVKKKIGYLPEIPPLYLDMTVEEYLKFVFRIKKVKSDSIEQSMIKIMSLVKILDVRGRLIKNLSKGYKQRIGLAQALVGDPEVLVLDEPTVGLDPKQIIEIRNLIQKIGKTCTIILSSHILSEVSAICHRVIIINKGKIVASGTPEELAKGVNNSNKVLLRVKGVKEDVYKHIKAMEDVKSVEEQGVIEIGTLDLLVEAKNNLDIREILFVTLSQAGFIILMMKSQEINLEEIFLDVTTNKKVGGM is encoded by the coding sequence ATGATAGAAATGGAAAATGTAACAAAACGTTATGGAAATCAAGTAGCATTAGATGGTCTTAATCTTACAGTAAAAAGAGGAGAAATACTGGGATTTTTAGGGCCAAATGGTGCTGGTAAATCAACTGCCATGAATATTCTCACAGGGTATATATCCGCAACAAACGGTAATGTAAGAATTGATGGTATTGACATACTTGAAAATCCTGAAGCTGTAAAGAAAAAAATAGGATATCTTCCTGAAATACCTCCATTGTATTTGGATATGACGGTTGAGGAATACCTTAAGTTTGTATTTAGAATAAAAAAGGTTAAATCTGATTCTATTGAGCAAAGTATGATAAAAATAATGTCGCTTGTCAAAATATTAGATGTTAGAGGAAGGCTTATAAAAAATCTTTCTAAGGGTTATAAACAAAGAATAGGGCTAGCTCAAGCCTTAGTTGGAGACCCCGAGGTACTTGTTCTAGATGAACCTACGGTAGGGCTAGACCCAAAGCAGATTATAGAAATAAGAAATCTAATTCAAAAAATAGGAAAGACATGCACCATTATATTAAGTTCACACATATTATCAGAAGTTAGTGCGATCTGTCATAGGGTTATTATAATAAATAAGGGCAAGATTGTTGCTTCTGGAACTCCAGAAGAATTAGCAAAAGGAGTAAATAACAGTAACAAAGTCCTTTTGAGGGTTAAAGGGGTAAAAGAGGATGTATATAAACATATAAAAGCAATGGAAGATGTTAAGTCAGTTGAGGAGCAAGGTGTTATTGAGATTGGTACGTTAGATCTTTTAGTTGAGGCAAAAAATAATTTGGATATAAGAGAAATATTATTTGTTACGCTTAGCCAAGCTGGGTTTATTATCTTAATGATGAAGAGCCAGGAAATTAATCTTGAAGAAATATTCTTGGATGTTACAACAAACAAGAAAGTAGGAGGTATGTAA
- a CDS encoding AraC family transcriptional regulator — MFKVYKNFDNKLFLKFIVPYIFILAVPLVMGFGVYRIAANIVKEDIKESNISMLNQSKNIVEKQLQQIDHLSVQLATNDKLVSLFDLKEPLLDSDYLKIKDVIEELNKYTSNMDYLSGYYIYLKNSNYIITQDTLYKADIYYNMVLKFKDSEYKTWVNMLMSNHFAPEYVSLKSYDVKGLGSNNTNFIQSVPFGYNEKPMGAITISFENEKIKELISYIDISKGGFVYVENKQGELITSLPENMNLNNRINSKELTKKEGFFSKNIDGKKMMVTYITSKERGWKYVIVLPSDLVFANLDSFTFITVKLFLITLLVGILVASILAYRNSKPVFDIVKQLKQFNSDESVVNKNTFSSINGSVSNLILTNNELQKDIDNQKSLIHSAFLEKLIRGQIYNEAEFLATSAYVGIDISKGKSIVILLKVFNNESTVINLNDEIIKELNISKAIIRGVLTKHFTGNVFFHDIDQQTIAIILNSDIKDTEVFYKEIEDNVTNVKKELLDNINLKVDASGGEPYSNPLELWHSFEQAVHALDNFDDKYSIVWSHNLEIETENYYYPLDVEQKLSNHTKIGDKGQVNKLLDFIYYENFETRNLNSCKSYDVVKELKSTIRKMLPDFKDNEDSKNNEDIKGVNNILREVNSKNSYDVNFKLVANAYYSLCDLILVQKGNSNLNLMNKIKRYIESNYMDKNLCLYKVSSEFNLSEGYFSHLFKEQTDINFTDYLEKTRLNNANILLKNRELTITGISEMVGYNSAQSFRRAFKRLFGVSPTDVRKN, encoded by the coding sequence TTGTTTAAAGTATATAAAAACTTTGATAATAAACTTTTTCTAAAATTCATTGTGCCATATATTTTTATATTAGCAGTTCCATTGGTCATGGGTTTTGGTGTTTATAGAATAGCTGCAAATATTGTTAAGGAAGATATCAAAGAATCAAATATATCTATGCTTAACCAATCAAAAAATATAGTCGAAAAACAACTACAGCAAATAGATCATTTATCTGTTCAACTAGCCACAAATGATAAATTAGTTAGCCTATTTGACCTTAAGGAACCACTTTTAGATAGTGATTACTTGAAAATTAAAGACGTAATTGAAGAACTCAACAAGTATACTAGTAATATGGATTACTTATCTGGTTATTATATTTATTTAAAGAATAGTAATTATATTATAACCCAGGATACTCTGTATAAGGCAGATATTTATTATAATATGGTTTTAAAATTCAAAGATTCAGAGTATAAAACATGGGTTAATATGTTAATGAGTAATCATTTTGCTCCAGAGTATGTTTCACTAAAATCATATGACGTAAAGGGTTTAGGTTCTAATAATACAAATTTCATTCAATCAGTTCCTTTTGGATATAATGAAAAACCAATGGGTGCAATAACAATATCTTTTGAAAATGAAAAAATAAAAGAATTAATTTCATATATTGACATATCAAAAGGAGGATTTGTTTACGTTGAAAATAAGCAGGGAGAACTAATAACCAGTTTACCTGAAAATATGAACCTAAATAATCGAATTAACTCAAAAGAGTTAACAAAAAAAGAAGGATTTTTCTCGAAAAACATTGATGGCAAGAAAATGATGGTTACATATATAACTTCTAAAGAAAGAGGTTGGAAATATGTTATTGTATTGCCATCCGATTTGGTATTTGCGAATTTAGATAGTTTTACGTTTATTACAGTTAAACTGTTCTTAATAACTCTTTTAGTAGGAATTTTAGTTGCAAGTATTCTTGCTTATCGTAACAGTAAACCAGTTTTTGATATTGTTAAGCAGTTAAAACAATTTAACTCAGATGAATCGGTTGTTAATAAGAATACATTCTCTTCAATAAATGGGAGTGTTTCTAATTTGATTTTAACAAACAATGAACTTCAAAAGGATATAGATAATCAGAAGTCTTTAATTCATTCTGCGTTTCTTGAGAAGCTTATACGTGGGCAAATATATAATGAGGCAGAATTCTTAGCAACTTCTGCTTATGTAGGAATTGATATTTCAAAAGGTAAAAGTATTGTAATATTACTTAAAGTATTTAACAATGAGTCAACTGTAATAAATTTAAACGATGAAATTATAAAGGAATTAAATATTTCTAAAGCAATTATTAGAGGGGTATTAACAAAACATTTCACAGGAAATGTATTTTTTCATGATATAGACCAACAAACGATTGCTATTATATTGAATTCTGATATAAAAGATACAGAGGTTTTTTATAAGGAAATAGAAGATAACGTAACAAATGTTAAAAAAGAGCTTTTAGATAATATTAATTTAAAAGTTGATGCTTCTGGAGGAGAACCTTATTCAAATCCTTTGGAACTTTGGCATTCATTTGAACAAGCTGTACATGCTTTAGATAATTTTGATGATAAATATTCGATAGTTTGGTCTCACAATCTTGAGATAGAAACTGAAAATTACTATTATCCACTAGATGTTGAGCAAAAGTTATCAAATCATACGAAAATAGGAGATAAAGGGCAGGTTAATAAGCTTTTAGATTTTATTTATTATGAAAACTTTGAGACTAGAAATTTAAATTCTTGTAAAAGTTATGATGTTGTAAAGGAGTTAAAAAGTACTATTAGAAAAATGTTGCCTGATTTTAAAGATAATGAAGATAGTAAAAATAATGAGGATATAAAAGGTGTTAATAACATTTTAAGAGAAGTAAATTCAAAAAATTCTTATGATGTTAACTTTAAGTTGGTGGCTAATGCTTATTACAGTTTATGCGATTTAATACTAGTACAGAAAGGTAATTCTAATTTAAATCTAATGAATAAAATTAAAAGGTATATTGAATCAAATTATATGGATAAAAATTTATGTCTTTATAAAGTATCTTCAGAATTTAATTTAAGCGAGGGTTATTTTTCACATCTTTTCAAAGAACAAACGGATATTAATTTTACAGATTATCTAGAAAAAACTAGACTTAATAATGCAAACATTCTTTTGAAAAATCGTGAATTAACAATTACAGGAATTTCCGAGATGGTTGGGTACAACAGTGCACAGTCATTTAGGAGGGCTTTTAAAAGGTTGTTTGGAGTGAGTCCCACTGACGTCAGAAAAAATTAG